The Deltaproteobacteria bacterium genome includes a region encoding these proteins:
- a CDS encoding MoaD/ThiS family protein, protein MTVKAIFHGILADFVGVKTTRVDLAPGATYGDLLTEIGYRYSQNMPEQLWNQEENNFNAPILAKASKKDMDSPETPLEEGEEIKFFLMIAGG, encoded by the coding sequence GTGACGGTCAAAGCCATCTTTCATGGGATCTTAGCGGATTTTGTCGGAGTAAAAACGACCAGGGTTGACCTCGCGCCTGGAGCTACTTATGGCGACCTCCTGACAGAGATTGGGTACCGCTACAGCCAGAATATGCCTGAACAGCTCTGGAACCAGGAGGAGAATAATTTCAACGCCCCGATCCTGGCCAAGGCGTCTAAAAAAGACATGGATTCACCCGAGACTCCGCTTGAAGAGGGAGAGGAGATCAAGTTTTTCCTCATGATCGCTGGAGGATAA